Proteins from a genomic interval of Salmo trutta chromosome 39, fSalTru1.1, whole genome shotgun sequence:
- the LOC115179791 gene encoding LOW QUALITY PROTEIN: kelch-like ECH-associated protein 1 (The sequence of the model RefSeq protein was modified relative to this genomic sequence to represent the inferred CDS: inserted 2 bases in 1 codon; substituted 1 base at 1 genomic stop codon) translates to MTANFKVTKEEEFFSLLELISQDSLKVLCESQVYKACTDWVRWDVESRAPYLHALLNALHVYALPPKFIKIQLQPCPILSEANSCRHFLSKIFQEMALRKPLPPAPHRGTQLIYVAGGYRQHSLSSMEAFDPGRNVWLXLADXSPCSGLGSCVLFCLLYTVGGRNLSLQNNTESSSLCCYNPMTNQRSQHASLNSPRNRV, encoded by the exons ATGACCGCCAACTTCAAG GTAACCAAAGAGGAGGAGTTCTTCAGTCTGTTGGAGCTCATCAGCCAGGACAGCCTCAAGGTGCTCTGTGAGTCCCAG GTGTACAAGGCTTGTACAGACTGGGTGCGATGGGACGTGGAGAGCAGAGCTCCCTATCTCCACGCCCTCCTCAATGCTCTCCACGTCTACGCTCTGCCTCCCAAGTTCATCAAGATACAGCTCCAGCCATGCCCCATCCTCAGCGAG GCCAACTCCTGTAGACACTTCCTGTCGAAGATATTCCAGGAAATGGCGTTGAGGAAGCCCCTCCCCCCTGCGCCTCACCGTGGAACACAGCTTATCTACGTAGCCGGAGG GTATCGGCAGCATTCTCTGTCTTCTATGGAGGCCTTTGACCCTGGTAGGAACGTCTGGCTGTAGCTGGCTGA ATCTCCCTGCAGTGGCCTGGGCTCCTGTGTGCTGTTTTGCCTGCTCTACACG GTGGGAGGCAGGAACCTGTCCCTACAGAACAACACTGAGTCCAGTTCCCTGTGCTGCTACAACCCCATGACCAATCAGCGGAGCCAGCACGCCTCCCTCAACTCCCCCAGGAACAGG gtaTGA